The nucleotide sequence ATCTCGGAATATCACAACGTCTCCTTGCCTCACAAATGGGTATTTCATACACATTACTCAACGAGGTATTGAATGGTAAACGGCAAGTAAACGCCGAGCTTGCCATGCTTGCCGAAGCCGCCCTGGGATTAGATGCCGATACCTTGGTGCGTATGCAAGCACGCTACAACATACAGGTGGCACGTCAAGACAAAACATTTTCCGAGCGTCTCGCCAAAATCCGCAAACTCACGGCAATGCTCTAAAATGCGATTTACTTAACATGAGACTATTTTCATGTTAACTAAAACCATTTTTTCTAACAAGAAGCAGGTGCCCGGCACCGAATCAGAACAACCAGCTATGACAATAGAAACAAACTATTTTGAGAACAGAAAAGATTG is from uncultured Macellibacteroides sp. and encodes:
- a CDS encoding HigA family addiction module antitoxin, encoding MGTSTNKYTPYFPIHPGEILKDEIEYLGISQRLLASQMGISYTLLNEVLNGKRQVNAELAMLAEAALGLDADTLVRMQARYNIQVARQDKTFSERLAKIRKLTAML